The following nucleotide sequence is from Synergistota bacterium.
CTCCTCAAGCTGCAAATAGAACCAGTTGCTTGGGAGATTCCACCTCCTCACCCTTCTTCTCAAGTTTCCTTAAAATCTCATTAGCTCTTCTAATAACCTCAGAAGGAAGTCCCGCTATCTTGGCAACCTCTATTCCATAACTCCTATCCACGCTTCCGCTTTTAACCTTATAAAGAAAGGTTATCTCTCCTTCCCTTTCCTCCACCGCCATATGATAGTTTTTAAGCGCTGGTAAATATCTCTCAAGCTCAGTAAGCTCATGATAATGGGTTGCAAAGAGTACTTTGGCTCCTATGAGGTTATATATGTACTCTATGACAGCCCATGCTATGCTCAAGCCATCATAAGTACTCGTCCCCCTACCTATCTCATCAAGGATAACGAGGCTTCTTGGGGTAGCGTTTCTGAGAATATTTGCGGTCTCGGACATCTCTATCATAAAGGTACTTTCGCCTCTTGAAAGATCATCAAAAGCACCAATCCTGGTAAATATCCTATCCACTAAGCCTATCCTCGCACTTTTCGCAGGAACGAAGCTACCCATCTGAGCCATTATAACGATATGAGCAACTTGCCTAAGGTATGTAGACTTACCCGCCATGTTAGGCCCAGTTAAAATTATCACCCTACACTTTGAAGAATCGAGATAGAGATCATTTGGAATAAACCGCTCACGCCCGATGAACTTCTCAACCACGGGATGCCTTCCCCCCTCAATATAGATCACATTCGCATCAACGATTTGAGGCTTAACATAGTCATTCTCCAGAGCAACAAAGGCAAGGGAGGAAAGAACGTCTATCTCAGAAAGGGCTTCCGCAAGGCACTTTAAGAGCGCAGCTCTTCTTAGTACTTCTTCTCCAAGCCTTTCCTTTATCTTAGATGTAAGCTCTACTATCTTTTCCTCAGCGGTCAAAATCTTCTCCTCGTATTCCTTAAGCTCCTTTGTGAAAAATCTCTCAGCTTGCGCTAAAGTTTGCTTTCTCTCATAATCCGAGGGAACCATATGGAGATTCGCTTTTGTAACCTCTATATAGTATCCAAAAACCTTGTTATACCTTACCTTCAGAGACTTTATACCAGTTCTTTTTCTCTCTTTCTCCTCAAAAGATGCTAACCATTTTCTCCCGCTTTCAAGGATCTCTTTAAGCTCATCAAGCTCTTCGCAAAACCCTATTTTTACAAAATCCTCATCGCTTATCGAATGAGGTGGAACGTTAATAAGCGCTTGATCAAGTACCTCAAACAGCTCTTGAGCTTCAGAAAGTGGTTCTAAAAGATCGGAAAAAGGCGAGTGTTCTTCGAGATTCTCTCTTATGGTGGGAAGCACTTTAAGCGAGTCTCTGAGCATAGCAAGATCCTTAGCAGTATAGCTTCCTAAGCTTATCTTCCCGAGAATTCTCTCAAGATCATATACCTTACCCAAAGCTTCTCTAAGCCTTCTAA
It contains:
- the mutS gene encoding DNA mismatch repair protein MutS: MKDKEELTPALRQYMEVKEKYPDAIIFFRMGDFYEMFYEDAKIASRELGLTLTSRDRDRKVPLAGVPYHAASSYLRRLVKKGYKVVVCEQVGDTKGKKLVERKVVRVITPGTLEDEEGEANYIASVYPAGDVYGLSYADLIDGDFYLGEVDRKDLLSEIERISPGEILLPEYIDIEDLPGDIPRTYLPKGEFSWKQGEEILKRHFGVQSLEAFGCKDKLAGISSAGALLSYLLRTQLVDLRHITQIKVYYPREYMILDYTSQRNLELVKSLQGDEEATLFSVLNKTRTSMGRRLLKSWILKPLRSKSQIKKRLDRVEALCENFNSLRRLREALGKVYDLERILGKISLGSYTAKDLAMLRDSLKVLPTIRENLEEHSPFSDLLEPLSEAQELFEVLDQALINVPPHSISDEDFVKIGFCEELDELKEILESGRKWLASFEEKERKRTGIKSLKVRYNKVFGYYIEVTKANLHMVPSDYERKQTLAQAERFFTKELKEYEEKILTAEEKIVELTSKIKERLGEEVLRRAALLKCLAEALSEIDVLSSLAFVALENDYVKPQIVDANVIYIEGGRHPVVEKFIGRERFIPNDLYLDSSKCRVIILTGPNMAGKSTYLRQVAHIVIMAQMGSFVPAKSARIGLVDRIFTRIGAFDDLSRGESTFMIEMSETANILRNATPRSLVILDEIGRGTSTYDGLSIAWAVIEYIYNLIGAKVLFATHYHELTELERYLPALKNYHMAVEEREGEITFLYKVKSGSVDRSYGIEVAKIAGLPSEVIRRANEILRKLEKKGEEVESPKQLVLFAA